The DNA region GGTATGCGGAAACTGCTGATTGATGGTCGTAAAGAAATCGTTTTTCAATAAAAGAACTTCCGACTCCTCCACTGCTTCGATATAATATTTGGACTTTTCGTTAAAGTAGAGTGAGCTTCGGTCAGAAATCAGCCAGTTTTCAGGCGCAAACTGTATGATGTGTTCCTTTCCGTTCCGGTCGATGGAATACATTCTCAGCAAACCTTTTTCCACGAAAAGCGTCTGGTTGCAGACTTCACCTTCGCGGAGAAGAAATTCGTTCTTGGCAACTTTTTTTGCCGTATAGTGACTGGTGCAGGTAGAAACGGCTTCCTTCGGAATTTCCAAAACTTCCGAGAGGTAATTGGTGATATTCAGCTTTTCTTCCATTAAACTTTAAACTAAATCAAGTGAAATTGAATGATGGGACGCATTTTTGACAGCTTTTCCATTTTCCAGAACGATAAGTTGCGGACTTTGATGCTGAACACCAAAATCATCGGCAATCTTGTTGGAAAGATTTCGGTGTGCCAACAAGTCGAGGAAATAAAACTCCGCATCCTGTGCTGAATTCTGCACTTCTTTTTCAAAGTTTCTCAAAACCGTTTTGCTGATGTGGCATCTTGTGGAATGTTTGAAAATCGCCACCTTTTTTTCAAAGGATTTTTTTACGGCTTGTTTCAGATCGCTTTCCGATTCGATGGAATGCCAGAAATTAACCGAATCTTTTTCCGCGTCGGAACCGCCAAATATTTTGTCAAAAAAACTCATACTCCAAACTGTTTTAAATGATGGTCAAGATGTTTGTGCTCCATAAAACCCCAATCTTTCGTGGTCATTGTTCCGAAGAGTTCGTGCTTTTTTGGGAGTTTGCCGCTTTCTGCAATTTCACAGAACTCTCCAAGGGTTTTCAGGAGTTGATCTCTCGATTCCCCAAAGTTACAATTTTCCTTCACAATCAGTTTGCTGAAAGTCGGCATATTGTGCGGAATTCCATTATTAAAGATTCTCATCTCGATCTTGGTCAAATTCCCGATGGCGTAAATCACAGGATTAGTTTTTGGCAGAATGATTTTTCCGATTGCCACCATCAACACTTTATTGCAGTGATAAAGCATTTGCGACACCTCGAGTTGTCCCCATTTTGGCGAACATTCTTTATTCAAAGCCAAGATTCTGCGTTCGGTTTCTTTCCGAATTTCGGGATCGAGCAGTGATTTGTATTTTACCAACCTTTCTCTTTTTTCAGGTTTACAATCTGCGCATAATGATGATCGCAATGCCATGAGTAGAAAGCGAGATTCTCTTTTAACGAGATATTTCTGTTTTGTTCGGGATGGAAAAAAGTTCTTTCAAATTCCATGTTGGTCATGGATTTCAATTCGTAAACCCAACGTTTGTGGAGACCTTTGAGCATTTGCAGAGCGGGTTTTATTTCGATGGTGAAGCTGTCCTGCAATTCTGCCCAAGCTGCTTCGTCGTAGGTTTTAATGGTGGGATTGTCTTCCGTTAATGCCAGTTTCAAACGCACATAACTGTTCATATGGCTGTCTGCAAGATGGTTGATTAATTGTCGAACTCTCCATCCTCCTTCCCGATATTGCGTGTCGAGTTGTTCGTCGCTCCAGTGTTCAACAAGGTTTTTTAATCTCGCTGGGAAATCCTTTAGCACCTTGATATGGTGGTCGATTTCCTGATCCGAGATATTTTGTGGTCCCTCGAATTTTCCGATGGGATATTTTTTATGTTCTAAGTTGTCCATTTTATTCTTAAAGTTTTGACGATTTGGCTGAATATTCTATTTGGCTGAAATTTTGTGGCGATCTTGATGTAAATTTATCAAAAATTTGCCTTGAATGAAATACTTAAACAAAATTTAATCCAATGAAAAAAGCCCTGATTATCGTTGACGTGCAAAATGATTTCTGTGAAGGCGGCGCTCTCGCTGTTCCCGGAGCGAACGAGATTATTCCTTATATAAACCTTTTAATGGAAGAAAATGAATACGATCAGATTGTTCTGACGCAAGATTGGCATCCCGCAAATCACAAAAGTTTTGCTTCCAACAACGGTAAGCAAGTCGGAGAATCCATTATCCTCAATGGTTTGCCGCAATTTATGTGGCCAGATCACTGCGTGCAGGGAACTTTCGGGGCAGAGTTTCATAAAGACCTGAACCGCGATAAAGTGACACACATCATCCAAAAAGGAAAAAATCCCGATGTTGACAGCTATAGCGGATTTCAGGACAACAACCATTTCGTGAAAACCGGCTTGGATGATTTCCTGAAATACCACGACATCCAATTGGTAGAAATTGTTGGTTTGGCTATGGATTACTGTGTGAAGTTCACCTGTCTCGATGCAGCGAATTTGGGTTATGTGACGTGTCTGCATTTCAACGGAACGCGCGCTGTAAACGTGAAACCCGATAATGGAAAGAACGCCATTTACGAAATGCTGCAAAATGCGGTGACTGTTTTGGGATAAAGTGGTTTTCAACATCAAATAATTAAACTTCTCTTTACCGCGGAATTTTTTTTGTGGACTACTCTTAAGAATTTTATATTTTTAAAGAAAATTTTTTTTGAGAAAACTGCTGTACTTATTGACTCTTTCGTTTTTGGCATCCTGTGTTTCCGTGAAGAAGCACAACGAAAAACGTGAAATCCCCATCGCGCCGGAAAAACTGAAAAAAGATGTCGACTTCGCCTACCAAAAACTTCAGAAGCTCCATCCAGAACTGTACTGGTATATTTCTCAGGACAGCTTGGATTACAAGTTCGACAGCATTAAAACCACAATTAAAACTCCTTTAAAACCCAACGATTTTTATCAAAAATTAGCGCCCGTTATCGCTAAAGTAAAACAGGGGCATCTTCGGCTCTACCCTCTCGAAAAACGGTTGACCAAAAAGGAAATCGAAAATCTGAAGAACCAGAAAGGTTTGCTCAGCCGCTTCAACTTTGTGGTGGATGATAACAGAATTTTCGTTTTAGACAATACCGAGAAAATCGCCAATATGGACGTGGGAACCGAAATCCTGAAGATTAAGGATATTCCCCTGAAAGACCTTTTACAGAAGTATCACCCGTTTATCAACAGTGACGGTCTCAACAAAACTTTCCAAAAATATTCGCTTGCACGAAGATGGCCTGCTTTTTTCACAGCAGAATTCGGGATTTTAGATTCCGTAAAACTCGAGACGAAGTTGAATAATGCCACAAAAACTTTCTACCTGCACCGCGAAAAAATGTCGAAGGAGGAAAGGAAAAAAGAAGAATCAGCCAACAAGAAAATCACCAAAAGCGAGACAGGGAAAACCAAGGATTACAACATCATCACTAAAAGTTACAACCGCGACCTGCAGTTTCCCGTGAAAGATTCGTCGGTTGCGTATATGAAGATCAAGACTTTTTCGGGAACTTTCTCCCGAAAATTTTACAAGCAAAGTTTTGCCATACTCAAAAAATCACCTGCAAAGTAT from Chryseobacterium suipulveris includes:
- the ytxJ gene encoding bacillithiol system redox-active protein YtxJ, with amino-acid sequence MSFFDKIFGGSDAEKDSVNFWHSIESESDLKQAVKKSFEKKVAIFKHSTRCHISKTVLRNFEKEVQNSAQDAEFYFLDLLAHRNLSNKIADDFGVQHQSPQLIVLENGKAVKNASHHSISLDLV
- a CDS encoding DUF1569 domain-containing protein, with translation MVKYKSLLDPEIRKETERRILALNKECSPKWGQLEVSQMLYHCNKVLMVAIGKIILPKTNPVIYAIGNLTKIEMRIFNNGIPHNMPTFSKLIVKENCNFGESRDQLLKTLGEFCEIAESGKLPKKHELFGTMTTKDWGFMEHKHLDHHLKQFGV
- a CDS encoding S41 family peptidase gives rise to the protein MRKLLYLLTLSFLASCVSVKKHNEKREIPIAPEKLKKDVDFAYQKLQKLHPELYWYISQDSLDYKFDSIKTTIKTPLKPNDFYQKLAPVIAKVKQGHLRLYPLEKRLTKKEIENLKNQKGLLSRFNFVVDDNRIFVLDNTEKIANMDVGTEILKIKDIPLKDLLQKYHPFINSDGLNKTFQKYSLARRWPAFFTAEFGILDSVKLETKLNNATKTFYLHREKMSKEERKKEESANKKITKSETGKTKDYNIITKSYNRDLQFPVKDSSVAYMKIKTFSGTFSRKFYKQSFAILKKSPAKYLVLDIRDNLGGSLYEINNLYSYLAKEDFKFINDIEVTSRSAMFQADYFSEFSWIYKPLAVVGYPFYWLGTALSVKKKDDRFYLRNNGIFSIKKVKKNNFEGKVYVLMNGSSFSAAAILPSKLKGDQRAFLVGEETGGANDGTVAGRYSTKKLPNSRLYLPIGLMLIQPNIEFTNTKKGVIPDKEITPTLLEILQKKDVQLDTVMELIKQDKKSISEIKP
- a CDS encoding YfiT family bacillithiol transferase, translating into MDNLEHKKYPIGKFEGPQNISDQEIDHHIKVLKDFPARLKNLVEHWSDEQLDTQYREGGWRVRQLINHLADSHMNSYVRLKLALTEDNPTIKTYDEAAWAELQDSFTIEIKPALQMLKGLHKRWVYELKSMTNMEFERTFFHPEQNRNISLKENLAFYSWHCDHHYAQIVNLKKEKGW
- the pncA gene encoding bifunctional nicotinamidase/pyrazinamidase, which gives rise to MKKALIIVDVQNDFCEGGALAVPGANEIIPYINLLMEENEYDQIVLTQDWHPANHKSFASNNGKQVGESIILNGLPQFMWPDHCVQGTFGAEFHKDLNRDKVTHIIQKGKNPDVDSYSGFQDNNHFVKTGLDDFLKYHDIQLVEIVGLAMDYCVKFTCLDAANLGYVTCLHFNGTRAVNVKPDNGKNAIYEMLQNAVTVLG
- a CDS encoding Crp/Fnr family transcriptional regulator — protein: MEEKLNITNYLSEVLEIPKEAVSTCTSHYTAKKVAKNEFLLREGEVCNQTLFVEKGLLRMYSIDRNGKEHIIQFAPENWLISDRSSLYFNEKSKYYIEAVEESEVLLLKNDFFTTINQQFPHTAENNDLLLQKHIRNLQNRVNSLLAETAEERYMNFIKMYPDILLRVPQWMVASYLGITPESLSRVRKELARKNFQTS